The following coding sequences are from one Mycosarcoma maydis chromosome 23, whole genome shotgun sequence window:
- a CDS encoding uncharacterized protein (related to calcineurin temperature suppressor cts1) — protein sequence MPPSTEPVHKGTLVCVVLKARNLPNKKSIGKQDPYTVLSMGQEQQKTRPDKRGGQHPTWDEQLHFEVYEDMEDALTATSTNGTGSGSGSSSGSKATSATKAKGGKKVLKVACYADDSKEPEFIGEGLVDLTETLQTGEFDEWVTIKAKDRYAGEVYLELTFYSSAAPPKKQQSRPSSQPMLSGSDTYGGAGSFSRLEDGSASPPKPNKPKGDHPPIPASMRPGGTSAVTTTHNRMSSSISSSSLAATLHRAPSAMSHSQTMHDLGSTTLRPSSSLANLDAYTPAYAPASISRSTSPVPPSSSYHSVTAAAGGSRRNSFATPMPSEFGHSITPSASYYSQHSMAPSQSSQYIAHGNAVEPSDDRYATVRPATISQHHHHHHQQQQQQQQQQYSLPRPQSVSQIPIAYKHTQQPDFGADQLTQSLSKMGFGHSTATLDKPLPPPTPVAAEERPPQSHIYQAPAHLASLYTPPPNAGFEADVQRPVSPAARPASALSQYSTSLPAHVNASTPSVVNAQTYYQQQQQQQQQPQPQPQPPPPAPQASAHLAQPPSIPARSSSPAAPTYTPIVSPYSQPPQQAHVPRPLPSTQSSTSLASAAPAPQPSQPQPQPQPPPQPYASHLYQQVAQPSATAPHQPHQLSHSQSHSGWHGGLASGSQAAQPSYAPAPATHTNAMASMPSGYVYSSAAAHAPTAPAEVNGWAPGRSASPLPPIPGSQQSLPQSQPSLHLGAATSFYAHSPAPLAYAQHAYPPYTPPQHAYAQPAQPAGGYPHYAAPPHGASGPASHPAHPALSSSALYQSHQLQYASQQYQ from the coding sequence ATGCCGCCATCTACTGAGCCTGTCCACAAGGGCACACTCGTGTGCGTCGTCCTCAAGGCGCGCAACCTGCCGAACAAAAAGTCGATTGGAAAGCAAGATCCGTACACAGTCCTCAGCATGGGCCAGGAACAGCAAAAGACAAGGCCAGACAAGCGAGGTGGTCAGCATCCGACATGGGATGAACAGCTTCATTTCGAGGTCTACGAAGATATGGAAGATGCGCTCACAGCAACCTCGACCAATGGAACTGGCTCCGGCTCCGGCTCCAGCTCCGGATCCAAAGCTACCTCTGccaccaaagccaaggGAGGCAAAAAGGTGCTCAAGGTAGCCTGTTACGCCGATGACAGCAAAGAGCCCGAGTTCATCGGCGAAggtctcgtcgacctcACCGAAACGCTCCAAACAGGCGAATTCGACGAGTGGGTCACTATCAAAGCCAAAGATCGCTATGCCGGTGAAGTCTATCTCGAGCTCACCTTTTATTCGTCCGCTGCGCCtcccaagaagcagcagtcaAGGCCATCTTCGCAGCCTATGCTTTCCGGATCAGACACGTACGGAGGTGCAGGCTCCTTCTCGCGCCTCGAAGATGGCTCCGCTTCCCCTCCCAAACCCAACAAACCCAAAGGAGACCATCCTCCCATTCCCGCCTCGATGCGACCTGGTGGCACTTCGGCTGTGACCACTACACACAACcgcatgtcgagcagcatctcCAGCTCGAGTCTCGCAGCCACGCTTCACCGAGCGCCTTCCGCCATGTCCCATTCGCAGACCATGCACGATCTCGGCAGCACTACGCTTCGTCCCAgctcctcgctcgccaatcTGGACGCCTATACACCCGCCTACGCACCTGCCAGCATTTCGCGCTCCACGAGTCCCGTACCTCCCTCGTCTTCTTACCACAGCGttaccgctgctgctggtggatcGAGACGCAACAGCTTCGCCACACCGATGCCCTCCGAATTCGGCCACTCGATTACGCCTTCTGCCTCTTATTATTCGCAGCACTCCATGGCGCCATCTCAGAGCAGCCAGTACATTGCTCACGGCAACGCAGTCGAGCCAAGTGACGATCGGTATGCCACTGTTCGCCCAGCGACGATCTCccagcatcatcatcatcatcatcaacagcagcaacagcagcaacagcagcagtacaGTCTGCCTCGTCCGCAGTCGGTCTCTCAGATCCCCATCGCCTACAAGCACACGCAGCAGCCTGACTTTGGTGCAGACCAGCTGACGCAGTCATTGTCAAAGATGGGCTTTGGACACTCGACAGCTACGCTGGACAAACCTTTGCCGCCTCCGACACCCGTGGCTGCGGAAGAGCGTCCACCGCAGTCGCACATCTACCAAGCGCCCGCTCATCTTGCTTCACTGTACACACCTCCCCCCAATGCGGGATTTGAAGCAGATGTGCAGAGACCTGTATCGCCCGCAGCGCGACCCGCTTCAGCTCTATCGCAGTACAGCACCAGTTTACCGGCGCATGTGAATGCGTCGACGCCGTCGGTCGTCAATGCACAGACATACtatcagcaacagcagcagcagcagcagcagccgcagccgcagccgcagccgccgccgcccGCACCACAAGCCAGTGCACATTTGGCGCAACCGCCGTCGATTCCGGCTCGCTCTTCGTCGCCTGCGGCACCGACGTATACGCCGATCGTGTCGCCGTACAGTCAGCCACCACAGCAGGCGCATGTGCCGCGTCCGTTGCCATCGACGCAAAGCTCTACCTCGCTTGCGTCGGCGGCTCCAGCACCACAGCCGtcgcagccacagccacagccacagccgccgccgcagcCTTATGCGTCTCACCTGTACCAGCAGGTTGCGCAACCATCGGCGACGGCGCCACACCAGCCTCATCAGCTTTCGCACTCGCAGTCGCACAGTGGCTGGCATGGTGGACTGGCGTCCGGGTCGCAGGCTGCTCAGCCGTCATatgcacctgcacctgccACTCATACGAATGCGATGGCAAGCATGCCGAGCGGATACGTGTATTCGTCTGCGGCTGCGCATGCTCCGACGGCACCCGCAGAGGTCAACGGCTGGGCGCCCGGCAGGTCGGCGTCTCCTTTGCCGCCGATCCCGGGGTCTCAGCAGTCGCTGCCACAGTCGCAGCCGAGCCTCCACTTGGGCGCGGCGACATCGTTCTATGCGCATAGTCCCGCACCTCTCGCATATGCTCAGCACGCTTATCCTCCGTACACGCCACCACAGCACGCCTATGCGCAGCCCGCACAGCCTGCAGGTGGCTACCCGCACTACGCTGCACCCCCACACGGCGCGTCCGGACCAGCGAGCCACCCTGCACACCCCGCCTTGTCCTCATCAGCCCTGTACCAGTCGCACCAGCTCCAGTATGCCAGCCAGCAGTACCAGTAG